Proteins encoded by one window of Lycium barbarum isolate Lr01 chromosome 11, ASM1917538v2, whole genome shotgun sequence:
- the LOC132616562 gene encoding transcription factor MYB35 has product MKIALPLYQYNSSPLLSLFSLQILILFIIIMGRPPCCDKANVKRGPWTPEEDAKILAYVATHGIGNWTLVPQKAGLNRCGKSCRLRWTNYLRPDLKHDNFTPQEEECILELHKTIGSRWSLIAKQLPGRTDNDVKNYWNTKLKKKLVNLGIDPVTHKPFAQVFAEYGKISGLPIQNARNHIYLPKNATERNQVFMEPKQFPFSNGTPHDKFIHTIMNGQLQEKYTSYPKENLQTHSISEVSSSTTSFNPTSYSYSTSFSSMQPQVHTMPSSSSTSTSTWNEFILAEEKQETFLSKDMSNSFQTENPTCGEVTEVKEKQPVEEATCSSTMDSFVDTILARDKQMLMDFPPLLDVYLDY; this is encoded by the exons ATGAAAATTGCATTACCATTATATCAATATAATTCTTCTCCCTTATTATCCCTCTTCTCCTTGCAAATCTTGATATTGTTTATCATCATAATGGGAAGGCCTCCTTGTTGTGACAAAGCAAATGTGAAAAGAGGCCCTTGGACACCTGAGGAAGATGCAAAAATTCTTGCTTATGTAGCCACTCATGGAATTGGCAACTGGACTTTGGTCCCTCAAAAAGCAG GTCTGAATAGGTGTGGAAAAAGCTGTAGGCTGAGATGGACTAATTATCTGCGTCCAGATCTTAAGCATGACAACTTCACACCTCAAGAAGAAGAGTGCATCCTTGAGCTTCACAAAACCATAGGTAGCAG GTGGTCTTTAATAGCAAAGCAATTACCTGGGAGAACAGACAATGATGTAAAAAATTACTGGAACACAAAGCTGAAGAAAAAGCTAGTGAACCTGGGAATTGATCCTGTAACACATAAACCATTTGCTCAAGTCTTTGCTGAGTATGGGAAAATCAGTGGTCTTCCAATTCAAAATGCAAGAAATCATATCTATTtgcccaaaaatgccactgaaagAAACCAGGTCTTTATGGAACCAAAGCAATTTCCATTCTCAAATGGAACTCCCCATGATAAATTTATTCACACTATTATGAATGGCCAGTTACAAGAAAAATACACATCGTATCCTAAGGAGAATCTTCAAACACATAGTATTAGTGAAGTGTCCTCATCAACAACTTCATTCAATCCCACATCATATAGCTATTCTACTTCTTTCTCTTCTATGCAACCTCAGGTTCATACTATGCCATCTTCTTCATCTACGTCTACGTCAACTTGGAATGAGTTTATACTTGCAGAGGAAAAACAGGAGACATTTTTGTCAAAAGATATGTCCAATTCATTTCAGACGGAGAATCCTACTTGTGGGGAAGTTACTGAAGTTAAGGAAAAGCAACCTGTTGAAGAAGCCACTTGTTCCTCTACAATGGATTCGTTCGTGGACACTATCTTGGCTCGCGACAAGCAAATGTTAATGGATTTTCCACCACTCCTAGATGTTTACCTTGATTATTGA